In one window of Spodoptera frugiperda isolate SF20-4 chromosome 11, AGI-APGP_CSIRO_Sfru_2.0, whole genome shotgun sequence DNA:
- the LOC118275131 gene encoding protein windbeutel, translating into MQRYLLLYTFVLIVPFAYQASTTTGSVELDEFSFDKIRNKFDASLIKFDVAFPYGDKHDAFVSLAREAKDVEDLLIAEVGVKDYGEKENEALAKKYGATKDNFPVVKLFVKGKTEPIPFDESKGFTSDELRRFVRENTGIYLSLPGCVKELDKFAIQFMKGKKDERKKVLKKAEEFLKNADKEHATGKIYKTIMEKILEKGDDFIQAEHERVKKLLSSKVSDEKKKELGSRINILQTFQLSDKQQKSQKEDL; encoded by the exons ATGCAGCGTTATTTATTGCTATATACCTTTGTTTTAATTGTGCCTTTTGCATATCAAGCTTCAACCACGACCGGGTCTGTCGAATTAGACGAATTTTCTTttgataaaataagaaataaattcgATGCAAGCCTTATTAAATTCGATGTGGCGTTCCCATACGGCGACAAGCATGATGCGTTCGTGTCACTTGCAAGGGAGGCGAAAGATGTGGAAGATCTTTTGATTGCTGAAGTCGGCGTGAAAGATTAtggtgaaaaagaaaatgaggCTCTTGCGAAGAAGTATGGAGCGACCAAGGATAACTTCCCTGTGGTTAAACTGTTCGTCAAAGGTAAAACTGAGCCTATACCATTCGATGAATCGAAAGGGTTCACCAGTGATGAACTTCGCCGTTTCGTACGGGAGAACACCGGCATATATTTGAGTTTGCCTGGCTGTGTTAAGGAACTCGATAAGTTCGCAATACAGTTTATGAAAGGCAAGAAAGATGAGAGGAAAAAAGTACTCAAGAAGGCTGAAGAATTCTTGAAGAACGCTGATAAG gagCATGCTACCGGAAAGATCTACAAGACAATCATGGAGAAGATTCTAGAAAAAGGTGACGATTTCATACAAGCTGAGCACGAGAGAGTCAAGAAGTTACTCAGTAGTAAAGTTTCAGATGAGAAGAAGAAAGAATTAGGAAGCAGAATCAATATTCTACAAACATTCCAACTATCTGACAAACAGCAGAAATCACAGAAAGAAGACCTGTGA
- the LOC118275129 gene encoding zinc metalloproteinase nas-6: MNLFLCFYSLIITICYVAALALDTPMENWLDSEVTEDKSRRFNPTKKPKTTRSWLLSSEEKKPDPIDNSGSGSIEKGEIQTLNKKLDRLPTNQVEASGQIQEASEADVPKAPGSSQSSIELKPAIFVWTKGIVPYFIDPKSYDEAITKRIRTAMNSIERASCVIFKPLEGRAAELSGFTWLSIENPTKIRRCIHRVLHDGSGKATMILGYECMQPRDILHAMMHVLGFHDEITHPQRDSYVRVIWPNIQPQYRSLFWVRGDFEHKDMVEYDTMSIMHFHDHAFSSNGGPTIVPLAHGLKIKPSDTNQFSQLDVMKLQLSFGRDCNKRKVRKLYETCQAALGGDEDCTDDKGKEDGDDDRGDKGKEDGDDDRGDKDKKDGDDDRGDKDKKDGDDDRGDKDKKDGDDDRGDKDKKDGDDDVDNEGGKDGEGIKKNLALCITIGNNNVIGCI; the protein is encoded by the exons atgaatttatttctttgtttttattcacTAATTATTACAATATGCTACGTGGCGGCGCTGGCGCTGGATACGCCAATGGAAAATTGGTTAGATTCAGAGGTGACAGAAGACAAGTCAAGAAGATTTAATCCAACTAAAAAGCCAAAGACTACGAGAAGTTGGCTATTGTCCTCAGAAGAAAAAAAACCAGATCCAATCGACAATTCGGGATCAGGGTCTATTGAAAAGGGCGAAATTCAGA CTCTAAACAAGAAACTCGACAGGCTTCCAACCAACCAGGTAGAAGCCAGTGGTCAGATACAGGAAGCCTCTGAAGCCGATGTCCCAAAGGCACCAG GAAGTAGTCAATCCTCGATTGAATTAAAACCGGCCATTTTCGTTTGGACGAAAGGCATCGTGCCGTATTTCATAGACCCGAAAAGCTATG ATGAAGCAATTACGAAACGAATAAGAACAGCAATGAATTCGATAGAAAGGGCTTCTTGTGTGATTTTTAAGCCCTTGGAGGGAAGAGCTGCAGAGTTGAGTGGTTTCACGTGGCTAAGTATTGAGAATCCAACAAAAATCAGGCGATGCATACATAGAGTGTTGCACGACGGTAGTGGGAAAGCG ACTATGATTCTCGGTTACGAATGCATGCAACCACGTGACATACTGCATGCAATGATGCATGTCCTTGGCTTCCACGACGAGATCACCCATCCGCAGCGAGACAGCTACGTCAGAGTCATCTGGCCTAACATACAACCAC AATACCGGTCGCTGTTCTGGGTGAGAGGCGACTTTGAACATAAGGATATGGTAGAGTACGACACCATGAGCATCATGCATTTCCATGACCACGCCTTCAGCAGCAATGGAGGACCTACTATAGTACCTTTG GCACACGGCTTGAAAATCAAGCCATCAGACACAAACCAGTTTTCTCAGTTAGACGTCATGAAGCTTCAACTATCTTTCGGTCGGGATTGCAACAAGCGTAAGGTGAGGAAATTGTATGAAACCTGCCAGGCTGCTTTGGGAGGAGATGAAGACTGTACAGATGATAAAGGAAAGGAAGATGGTGATGACGATAGAGGCGATAAAGGAAAGGAAGATGGTGATGACGATAGAGGCGATAAAGACAAAAAAGATGGTGATGACGATAGAGGCGATAAAGACAAAAAAGATGGTGATGACGATAGAGGCGATAAAGACAAAAAAGATGGTGATGACGATAGAGGCGATAAAGACAAAAAAGATGGTGACGATGATGTAGATAACGAAGGGGGTAAAGATGGTGAAGGGATAAAGAAAAACCTTGCTCTTTGTATAACGATCGGAAACAATAATGTAATaggttgtatttaa
- the LOC118275133 gene encoding ran-specific GTPase-activating protein: MSSPTEESVRRNSESEGGEAETPEHDPHFDPIVSLPLVDVHTNEEEEEELVKIRARLYRYDTGDHEWKERGTGDIKLLRHKVNNTVRVVMRRDKTLKVCANHFITPDIRMNVHCGSDKAFNWSVFADFADETMKQELLAIKFGNAQNAELWKTKFAEAQEIVRTKCSIYTQDLSSDDESSITRSEDTDSPEPKPKTLEKDAKNDKEEVESDGVVLKLKELKVEGAE; this comes from the exons atgtcttcACCG ACAGAAGAAAGCGTACGGCGCAACAGCGAAAGCGAAGGTGGCGAAGCTGAGACGCCGGAGCATGATCCTCATTTTGATCCCATCGTGTCGTTACCTCTCGTCGATGTCCACACGAATGAAGAGGAAGAGGAGGAACTCGTGAAGATCCGCGCCAGGCTTTACAGATACGATACTGGAGACCATGAATGGAAG GAAAGGGGCACGGGTGATATCAAACTGCTTCGTCACAAAGTGAACAATACAGTCCGAGTGGTGATGAGACGTGACAAGACTCTGAAAGTGTGTGCGAACCACTTCATCACACCAGATATTAGGATGAATGTCCACTGCGGTTCTGATAAGGCCTTCAATTGGTCTGTTTTTGCGGATTTTGCTGATGAAACCATGAAACAGGAACTATTGGCCATCAAGTTTGGAAATGCTCAAA ATGCAGAGCTTTGGAAGACAAAATTCGCAGAGGCTCAAGAGATTGTAAGAACAAAATGCAGTATTTACACACAGGATCTGTCTTCGGATGATGAGAGCAGCATTACAAGAAGCGAGGACACTGATTCTCCGGAGCCCAAGCCTAAGACTTTGGAAAAGGATGCCAAAAATGACAAAGAAGAAGTCGAGTCCGATGGTGTAGTCTTAAAATTGAAGGAACTGAAGGTAGAGGGTGCGGaataa
- the LOC118275128 gene encoding uncharacterized protein LOC118275128: MLLGVYLLLSIQFLVIKCSIHSSSDELVVRRVDQKLIEKRRENTREMCKIFNSKNLKAMEPGDGLPFTSFDQNELQQKEKGNGKEREKAKEKAQIGTRSKRDTKSVNPALTVKDEERVEKIVDKIYDDLLEKGHKIPYKHKELPTVDEKGKMKATNITGRRFPFAPLTMEGPITDEVKPNTSIIETKTPRFHHAIVPFFIDSRTYDAHLSEKILEAFDYFEKATCVRLQRLRERPTDQSSLQNVVWLYITNPSGIRQCVHSNEKAEIKGVQMIVFGYDCMSVGDISHEIMHILGFSHEHTRPDRDQYITILWDNVKPGYRKFFEIEQTHTHLDNLPYDYASVLHYPARAFSRNGQVTILTDSNIKIGQREGLSEMDVEKVGMLYSNECVKRNREYLVMTCPSVVRSQRAQPTPVSQEDIEEYFEYRLWPYGIINYQFKDKLEFSGEEIENINAVIRHIEKETCIEFRDLSDMQFSAETDSSEESAAAVEHGNDDNVNQETDLDDAGGKPEQSDTNDNKTEKEIPNSSEIKDVDKQTNKNTNNVDNDKNKHTIQNFLDTSSQDGVNPYDKLNESDDDDKYKPVPYSKATDDEDKPYNALKRTDNAENGKISKGLNIRDGYRPRNNLNNNMRDQKKNSEPGKLSVGSKLKGIMLKEIKASNSSATKKNSKIRRRRGVPLSPARRHASFLIQFTRSPLPGCQCPHAGKPDGKYVVVINADCFNSLNDLLHLFVHILGLDHQHNMHDRDDYLHILWDQLTDDVKEEMSVKLKPAASVGFPYDYQSVMHYPWLQIKDGKTNIMYPIWNDGWAMGHWQGLSSTDVQKLNLLYFKQCVQRREHANELLRKKKINK, translated from the exons ATGTTGTTAGGGGTGTACCTTTTGTTAAGTATTcaatttttagttataaaatgttCTATTCATAGCAGCTCTGATGAATTGGTTGTTCGGAGgg TTGATCAGAAATTGATCGAAAAAAGACGTGAAAACACGCGGGAAATGTGTAAGATCTTCAACTCGAAAAATTTGAAGGCCATGGAGCCAGGAGACGGTCTACCTTTCACCAGTTTCGACCAAAACGAACTACAACAAAAAGAGAAAGGCAATGGAAAAGAGAGGGAGAAAGCTAAAGAAAAGGCTCAGATTGGTACCAGGAGCAAAAGAGACACTAAATCTGTAAACCCAGCTCTCACAGTAAAAGATGAAGAAAGAGTAGAAAAGATAGTTGATAAAATATACGACGATTTACTTGAAAAGGGACATAAAATACCGTATAAGCACAAAGAATTGCCAACAGTAGATGAGAAAGGCAAAATG AAGGCCACTAATATAACTGGAAGAAGATTTCCATTCGCACCTCTCACAATGGAAGGGCCAATCACAGATGAAGTTAAACCAAATACGTcgattattgaaacaaaaaccCCTCGTTTCCACCATGCCATCGTCCCGTTCTTCATTGATTCCAGGACTTATG ATGCTCACCTATCTGAAAAAATACTTGAAGCATTTGATTACTTTGAAAAGGCGACTTGTGTCCGTCTGCAACGCCTTCGAGAAAGGCCAACAGACCAGAGCTCGTTGCAAAACGTTGTATGGCTGTACATCACCAACCCATCTGGTATTAGACAGTGTGTACATAGTAATGAAAAGGCCGAGATTAAAGGTGTACAG ATGATCGTGTTCGGCTACGACTGCATGAGTGTTGGTGACATATCACATGAGATCATGCACATACTGGGTTTCTCACACGAACACACCAGACCTGATAGAGACCAATACATTACTATATTATGGGACAATGTAAAACCAG gtTACAGAAAGTTTTTTGAAATagaacaaacacacacacatttagACAACTTGCCGTACGACTACGCAAGTGTCCTCCACTACCCTGCACGAGCATTCTCTAGAAATGGACAAGTCACTATTTTAACCGAC TCTAACATCAAAATCGGACAACGTGAAGGTCTCAGTGAAATGGACGTTGAGAAAGTAGGCATGCTGTACTCCAACGAGTGCGTGAAACGGAACAGAGAGTACCTAGTCATGACATGTCCCAGTGTTGTCAGGAGCCAACGAGCCCAACCTACTCCAGTAAGTCAGGAAGACATTGAAGAATACTTTGAATACAGACTCTGGCCTTATGGCATCATCAACTATCAATTTAAGGACAAATTGGAATTTT CCGGTGAAGAAATAGAAAACATTAACGCAGTGATACGTCATATAGAAAAGGAAACGTGCATAGAATTCAGAGATCTGAGTGATATGCAATTTAGCGCAGAGACTGACTCTTCTGAGGAAAGCGCCGCCGCGGTAGAACATGGCAACGATGATAATGTTAATCAAGAAACTGATCTAGACGACGCCGGCGGAAAACCTGAACAAAGTGATACCAACGATAACAAAACAGAAAAAGAAATACCCAACTCCTCGGAAATAAAAGACGTGGACaaacaaaccaataaaaatacaaataacgtggataatgacaaaaacaaacatacaatacaaaACTTCCTGGACACGAGTTCACAAGATGGAGTCAATCCATATGacaaattaaatgaaagtgatgatgatgacaaataTAAACCGGTACCCTACTCCAAGGCTACAGATGACGAAGACAAACCATACAATGCTTTAAAGAGGACGGATAATGCCGAAAACGGAAAGATAAGCAAAGGCTTGAATATAAGAGACGGATACAGACCAcgcaataatttaaataataatatgagagATCAGAAAAAGAATTCTGAGCCTGGAAAATTGTCTGTTGGATCCAAATTGAAGGGAATTATGCTCAAGGAAATTAAAGCAAGTAATAGCAGTgcaacta AGAAGAATTCAAAGATCAGAAGGAGGCGTGGAGTTCCATTGTCGCCTGCTAGAAGACACGCCAGCTTCCTGATACAGTTCACCCGGTCTCCTCTCCCTGGGTGCCAATGTCCTCATGCAGGCAAACCTGATGgaaaatat GTGGTAGTCATAAACGCGGACTGCTTCAACTCATTGAATGACTTGCTGCACTTGTTTGTGCATATCCTGGGTCTGGATCACCAGCACAATATGCATGACAGGGACGACTACCTCCACATCCTGTGGGACCAGTTAACTGATG ATGTTAAAGAAGAGATGAGTGTTAAGTTGAAACCAGCGGCCTCTGTCGGCTTCCCGTATGACTACCAGAGCGTGATGCATTACCCCTGGCTGCAGATCAAGGATGGAAAAACTAACATCATGTATCCCATATGG AACGATGGCTGGGCTATGGGCCATTGGCAAGGACTAAGCTCAACAGATGTACAAAAACTAAATCTTCTCTACTTCAAACAGTGTGTGCAAAGGAGGGAACACGCGAACGAATTACTCcgaaagaagaaaataaataagtaa